A window from Fragaria vesca subsp. vesca linkage group LG5, FraVesHawaii_1.0, whole genome shotgun sequence encodes these proteins:
- the LOC101302842 gene encoding uncharacterized protein LOC101302842: MVKWSPHIGDVLKVNFDGSVNGDSTVGSFVIRNPLGKPLAASALYLGHTTVPVAEASALRSNLLFAKEKGFVNIKVEGDSKLVIDSVNGSIAPPWRLLKIVEYIRALAFSFTIIFFKHVFREINFVVDALANLGHKTRVSSFWNDHIHCEASNALVFDSVNLRYPRGTSI, translated from the coding sequence ATGGTCAAATGGTCACCTCATATTGGTGACGTGTTGAAAGTTAATTTTGATGGTTCAGTTAATGGTGATTCTACAGTTGGTAGTTTTGTTATTAGAAACCCCCTTGGTAAACCCCTAGCTGCATCAGCACTATACTTAGGCCACACTACAGTTCCGGTAGCAGAAGCTTCGGCGCTTCGTAGCAATCTTCTTTTCGCTAAAGAAAAAGGATTCGTGAATATTAAAGTTGAAGGTGATTCAAAGTTAGTCATTGATTCAGTCAATGGAAGCATTGCACCACCTTGGAGGTTGCTAAAGATTGTTGAATACATTAGAGCTTTAGCTTTCTCTTTTACTATTATCTTTTTCAAGCATGTTTTTAGAGAGATCAATTTTGTGGTTGATGCCTTAGCAAATCTTGGTCACAAAACTAGGGTCTCTTCATTTTGGAATGATCATATTCATTGCGAGGCTTCAAATGCTCTTGTATTCGACAGTGTAAATCTTAGATACCCTAGAGGCACCTCTATCTAA
- the LOC101301777 gene encoding V-type proton ATPase subunit E-like, whose amino-acid sequence MNDTDVSKQIQQMVRFIRQEAEEKANEISVSAEEEFNIEKLQLVEAEKKKIRQEYEKKEKQVDVRKKIEYSMQLNASRIKVLQAQDDVVNSMKEAASKELLNVSKDHKKYAKLLKDLIIQNLLRLKEPAVLLRCRKDDVHLVESILEAAAQEYAEKRDVHAPEILVDHTVYLPPAPTHHNPHVNSCSGGVVLASRDGKIVCENTLDARLDVVFRKKLPEIRRRLFGQIVA is encoded by the exons ATGAACGACACCGATGTCTCCAAGCAGATCCAGCAGATGGTGAGGTTCATTCGCCAGGAAGCTGAGGAAAAGGCCAACGAGATCTCCGTCTCCGCCGAAGAA GAATTCAACATTGAGAAGCTGCAGCTGGTTGAGGCGGAGAAGAAGAAGATCAGGCAGGAGTATGAGAAGAAGGAGAAGCAAGTCGATGTGCGAAAGAAGAT TGAGTATTCCATGCAACTCAATGCTTCTCGTATTAAGGTTCTTCAAGCTCAAGATGATGTGGTCAACTCCATGAAGGAGGCTGCATCCAAGGAGCTTCTGAATGTGAGCAAAGATCATAAAAAATATGCAAAGCTCCTGAAAGATCTGATCATTCAG AATTTGCTTAGGCTGAAAGAGCCTGCTGTGCTGTTGCGTTGTCGCAAGGATGACGTGCATCTAGTGGAGTCTATTCTGGAAGCAGCTGCGCAGGAATATGCAGAGAAAAGAGATGTTCATGCACCAGAGATCCTAGTTGATCACACTGTCTATCTTCCACCTGCTCCCACCCATCATAATCCCCATGTTAATTCCTG TTCTGGAGGTGTAGTCTTGGCTTCTCGAGACGGGAAGATTGTGTGTGAGAACACTCTTGATGCACGGTTGGATGTTGTATTCCGTAAAAAGCTTCCAGAG ATCCGCAGAAGGCTCTTTGGTCAGATTGTTGCATAA